The genomic window TGCCGGTGATCGCCACGCTGCACGACCTTGATGTCGATGCGCTGGTGACGATCCTTCAGGAGCCGAAGAACGCTCTGGTGAAACAGTATAAGAAGCTCTTCGAACTCGAAGATGTCGAACTGACTTTCACCGATGAGGCATTGAAAGCCATCGCAGAACGCGCAATCAAGCGCAAAACGGGCGCTCGTGGTCTTCGCTCAATCGTTGAAGGCATCCTGCTCGACACGATGTTCGACTTGCCCGACATGGAAGGCGTGACTGAGATCGTGATCGACGAGGACGTGGTCGCGGGTAAGAAAGACCCTGTGCGCGTCCACGGCGGCGACGCGAAGGAAGAGGCGGCTTAAGCCATGCCGGGCACCATCGAATTGGTGCTTATTATTGCGACCATCGCTGCCTTGCTAGCCTCAGGGCTATGGACCGAACGAAGGTTTGCTTGCTTCAAAGAGCTTCCCGCGCATTATGACTTTCGCGGGGAACCAACCCGCTATTCATCCCGAAGCGTCATGGCCTGGCTTTTGCCTAGTGTTTTCTCGATCATGTTGGTCGTGGTGACTGTCGCTATGTCAGCTATCCCGGAAGAGGTGCGCAATGGAGATCCTCTGGGTGGGGTAATCGTGTGCTGTGCGACCTTTCTCGTGGCGCAGGCTTTGATCCTGTGGCTACATACCCGCTGGGCACAGCGGCAGGGTTAGATCATACACATGAAAACAATCGGCATCCTCGGCGGAATGAGCTGGGAAAGCTCGGCGCAGTATTACGCGCTGATCAACCGCGAAGTCCGCGCGCGCAAAGGCGGGATCG from Erythrobacter sp. SCSIO 43205 includes these protein-coding regions:
- a CDS encoding DUF1648 domain-containing protein; this encodes MPGTIELVLIIATIAALLASGLWTERRFACFKELPAHYDFRGEPTRYSSRSVMAWLLPSVFSIMLVVVTVAMSAIPEEVRNGDPLGGVIVCCATFLVAQALILWLHTRWAQRQG